ATACTTAAAATTCCAAAATGTATCGTTGGACCCATTGGTAATGAAATAAAATCAATCGTGATGCCATAAAATGCTACCACTAAAGCAGCGACGATTTGCCCAGCTAATTTGATATAAGGTTTAAGATCAAATATATCATCGATTAAACCAACGGCATACATCAAAATTGCTCCGATAACTAATGGCTTCACTTCTCTTTCAATAGGATGACCTAACCACATTCCAATTAAAAATGAGAATAAAATAACTGTGCCACCCATGACTGAAATCGGCTTTGTATGTACCTTACGAAAGTTGGGTTTATCTACTAAATTTAATTTTTTAGACATCGCAATAATAATGGGTGTTATTATTAAACTGACTATCATAGTAAATGCAATGAGTAATAATGTATACATCAGTTCACCTTCATCAAAATTAAGTTAGTTTCTATCATTAAGGGTAAGTTTTAAGAAATCCAACCATTTTTCTTCCTATATTTATAGTTAATAATTAAATTTGAGTCGGTTATTTTGTATGATCTTCCTCTTTAATAACGACTTCTATCAATCTTGTATTTTATCGTAATAACATCAGTTGCTATCATCTTTCCTTATTATTAAATCAACTGTATAATTAGAGTTAATCTAAAAAAGACATCCCAAATTTATAACAACATTCATTCTTCATATATTTCTACATCGATATTAATACTCTCACATGACGAAACTATTTTTTTCATAATATCACTTAAGTTAACATTTTAACATTAATCACTATTTTATGTGATAAATTTTTTAGTCTAACTAATGACAAATTGTAAGTTTTCACTTACAATAGCTAATGGTCAATAAAGGAGTCGGTAAAACTATGTTTGAAGCAATTATATATAATATTTCAGTCATGGTTGCAGGCATATATTTATTTCACAGACTGCAATACTCTGAAAATAAAAGAATGGTTTTTTCTAAAGGATATGTCACTGTTTTAATGACACTTGTTGCACTTTTATTAGCAGCATATCCCATTCCCTTCCGTTTAGAATACTTAGTTCATTTAACGTTTGTACCTTTATTATTCTTAGGGCGTTATACTAACATGGTTTACACATTGGCTTCTGCTATCGTCGTATCATTAGTTGACGTACTTATTTTTAACAACTCAATCATATACGGTATCACTTTAGTCGTTATTGCGGGTGTTGTCAGTGCAGTAGGCCCATTTTTAAAACAAAATGACATTATATCGTTGCTTATATTAAATTCAATCAGTATTATCATTTTATTTATACTTGCATTAGTGAGTCCAATTTATGATTTGATTGAAATTGCAATTTTAATTCCTGTGTCATTCATTATCACAATTGCCTCTGCAATTACATTTGTAGATATATGGCATTTCTTCTCACTCGTTAATCGCTATGAAAATGAAGATAAATATGATTATTTAACTGGTCTTGGGAATGTAAAAGAATTCGATAGACATTTGAATCAAATATCTAAATATACTGAGACACATCATGAAAGCTTAGGCTTGTTACTGATTGACATTGATGGTTTTAAAGATGTAAATGATACATATACGCACCAAGCAGGAGATGCTGTATTAAAACAAATGTCTCAACTACTTAAAAATTACGTCCCTAAACAATTCCTTATTTTTAGAAATGGTGGCGAAGAATTCTCTGTCGTGATTAATGATTATACGTTGGATCAAAGCGTCAAACTTGCCGAAAATATTCGACAAGGTGTAGAGAAGTCATCCTTCCACCTACCTAATAAGGAAGTCATTAAACTTTCAGTATCTATAGGTGTCGGATATTTAACACAAGATGATCGCAAATCACAAAGACGCGTCTTTAAGGATGCCGATGATATGGTTCATGTGGCTAAAAGTGAAGGTAGAAATAAAGTCATGTTCAATCCTATTATTAAACTATAATCAAATATTGGATACAGAATCAGAGGTAGAGGTAAAAAGATTTGTCATTTCGTTAATTTATTTATCGAAGTATGAATCTTTCATGTCTCTTCCTCTTTTATTTTATAAACGCATTTCTTATTCATCACAGTCACAATATGATTAGATTTAATATAGATGTTAACCAGTGTTATCACCTACTTCCTTCATTACATAATCTTTTCAATATGCCGTACTCTATTGAAAGTTGTTAGCTCAAGATGTAAACTTCAATTATTCATATCATTAAATTAATTAGGAGGTGGTTATTCATGTCAGATTCAATCACTATCATCGATGAGAATAAAGTGATTGATGTCGTGTTGATTGCTGGTAGGATTTTACTAGAAGCTGGTGCTGAAACTTATCGTGTTGAAGATACCATGAATAGAATT
The DNA window shown above is from Staphylococcus sp. M0911 and carries:
- a CDS encoding GGDEF domain-containing protein, with product MFEAIIYNISVMVAGIYLFHRLQYSENKRMVFSKGYVTVLMTLVALLLAAYPIPFRLEYLVHLTFVPLLFLGRYTNMVYTLASAIVVSLVDVLIFNNSIIYGITLVVIAGVVSAVGPFLKQNDIISLLILNSISIIILFILALVSPIYDLIEIAILIPVSFIITIASAITFVDIWHFFSLVNRYENEDKYDYLTGLGNVKEFDRHLNQISKYTETHHESLGLLLIDIDGFKDVNDTYTHQAGDAVLKQMSQLLKNYVPKQFLIFRNGGEEFSVVINDYTLDQSVKLAENIRQGVEKSSFHLPNKEVIKLSVSIGVGYLTQDDRKSQRRVFKDADDMVHVAKSEGRNKVMFNPIIKL